One region of Motacilla alba alba isolate MOTALB_02 chromosome 24, Motacilla_alba_V1.0_pri, whole genome shotgun sequence genomic DNA includes:
- the LOC119711274 gene encoding CXADR-like membrane protein, with the protein MSAFSILFLASCSVWLCEAQTEFKRVAEENVTLPCHHRLGLLEQGSLDIEWLLHISETVQKAVITYSGGRVYDDLNEEQKGRVSFTSNFLAGDASLQIISLQSSDAGKYICKVKNAGQYEWARITLKVVEKPSKPKCWLEGEMLEGKELSLQCRSASGTAPISYRWQRLSEEDERAEHLPPNSRVNISNPGQVLLKNLTQMSTGLYQCVATNEAGQESCALQVTVQPEVQIA; encoded by the exons CTTCCTGCTCCGTGTGGCTCTGCGAGGCTCAGACCGAGTTCAAGAGGGTGGCAGAAGAAAACGtgaccctgccctgccaccaccgcctggggctgctggagcagggcagcctggaCATCGAGTGGCTGCTGCACATCTCTGAGACCGTGCAGAAAGCG gtgaTCACCTACTCTGGGGGCCGTGTTTATGATGACCTGAACGAGGAGCAGAAGGGCCGTGTCTCCTTCACCTCCAACTTCCTTGCTGGAGATGCATCCCTGCAAATCATCTCCCTGCAGTCCAGCGATGCAGGGAAATACATCTGCAAGGTCAAGAACGCTGGCCAGTACGAGTGGGCTCGCATCACCCTCAAGGTCGTGG AGAAACCCTCCAAGCCCAAGTGCTGGCTGGAGGGGGAGATgctggaggggaaggagctgtccctgcagtgccGCTCCGCCTCGGGCACTGCCCCCATCTCCTACCGCTGGCAGCGCCTCAGCGAGGAGGACGAGAGAGCCGAGCACCTCCCACCCAACTCCAGAGTCA ACATCTCGAACCCCGGGCAGGTCCTGCTGAAGAACCTGACGCAGATGAGCACGGGGCTGTACCAGTGCGTGGCCACCAACGAGGCGGGCCAGGAGAGCTGCGCGCTGCAGGTGACAGTGCAGC CTGAGGTCCAAATCGCCTGA